The Geothrix sp. DNA segment CGAAATGGGGTTTTGGATTCGGGGTTGGGGTGCTACTCGCCGGCCTTCTGCTTGCGGATGCCATCGAGGGCGACCGCCAGACCGGAGATGGGATAGGTCATGAGGTAGAGCAGCTTGGCGATCAGCACATCGCGGCTGGGCAGCTCGGCCAGGACCTGGAGCTGCTTGGCGTCGATCAGCTTGCCATCCATGACGCCGGCCTTGAAGGTCGCCGCGGGATTGTCCTTCAGGAAGCCATTGATGGCCTTGGCCATGGCAACGACGTCGTCGTTGGTGGTGGCGATGGCGCTGGCGCCCTTGAAGGAACCGCCCAGGGCCTCGAAGGACGTATCCTTCACGGCCAGGCGGAGCAGGGTGTTCTTGCTGACACGATACTGGGCCTTGCTCTCG contains these protein-coding regions:
- the rplJ gene encoding 50S ribosomal protein L10, producing the protein MEKTKKFAEVAELKETFASATSAVVIEFKGLVVEKDTAFRKSVRESKAQYRVSKNTLLRLAVKDTSFEALGGSFKGASAIATTNDDVVAMAKAINGFLKDNPAATFKAGVMDGKLIDAKQLQVLAELPSRDVLIAKLLYLMTYPISGLAVALDGIRKQKAGE